One genomic region from Thermoleptolyngbya sichuanensis A183 encodes:
- a CDS encoding cytochrome P450 produces MHTLPPGTFGLPFLGETLNFFTDPNFAQKRHEQYGDLFKTRLLGKPTIFMRGVEANQFVLSNENTYFSVDWPPSTKALLGKLSLALQTGHEHQSRRRLLAQAFMPRALSGYISTMEAITQRYTQRWQQQGQLTWYPELRNYTLDIACKLLVGLDKGSQTRLGHVFETWCQGLFSIPLNVPWTAFGKAKRARRLLLEEMEQIIRDRQQRLSQSLNSSDGPESDGSEASDALDLLIRARDEDGQGLSLEELKDQVLLLLFAGHETLTSAIASFCLLTAQSPDVLDKLRAEQRGFDPAAPLSLDLLKQMTYLEQVLREVLRRIPPVGGGFRTVLQDCAYGGYTIPKNWSVLYQIGPTHQDASLYPQPEQFDPERFSAAQLGDRSADQQRYGYVPFGGGIRECLGKEFARLEMKIFATHLLRHWQWTLLPDQDLSMVIVPTPHPRDGLRVAFVAREAG; encoded by the coding sequence ATGCATACCCTGCCCCCCGGCACTTTTGGACTCCCCTTTCTCGGCGAGACGCTCAACTTCTTTACCGATCCCAACTTTGCCCAAAAGCGCCATGAACAGTATGGCGACCTGTTCAAAACGCGCCTGTTGGGGAAGCCGACGATTTTTATGCGGGGCGTGGAAGCGAATCAGTTTGTGCTGAGCAACGAAAACACGTACTTTAGCGTGGACTGGCCGCCCAGCACCAAGGCGCTGCTGGGGAAACTGTCTCTGGCGCTGCAAACCGGGCACGAGCACCAGTCTCGCCGCAGGCTGCTGGCTCAGGCTTTTATGCCGCGAGCGTTGTCGGGCTATATCAGCACAATGGAAGCCATCACGCAGCGCTATACCCAGCGCTGGCAGCAGCAGGGCCAGCTAACGTGGTATCCCGAACTGCGAAACTACACGCTGGATATTGCCTGCAAGCTGTTGGTGGGGCTGGACAAGGGTTCCCAAACTCGCCTAGGGCACGTTTTTGAAACCTGGTGTCAGGGTTTATTTTCAATTCCGCTCAATGTGCCGTGGACGGCATTTGGCAAGGCCAAGCGGGCGCGGCGGCTGCTATTAGAAGAAATGGAGCAAATTATCCGCGATCGCCAGCAGAGACTCTCTCAGTCCCTCAATTCCTCAGATGGGCCAGAGTCAGACGGGTCAGAGGCTAGCGACGCGCTGGATTTGCTGATTCGCGCCCGCGACGAAGACGGGCAGGGCCTCAGCCTGGAAGAGCTAAAGGATCAAGTCTTGCTGCTGTTGTTTGCAGGGCATGAAACCTTGACCTCGGCGATCGCCTCCTTTTGCCTGCTCACGGCCCAGTCGCCCGACGTGCTAGACAAACTGCGGGCCGAGCAGCGCGGGTTTGACCCAGCCGCGCCGCTGAGCCTCGATTTGCTGAAACAAATGACCTATCTAGAGCAAGTGTTGCGAGAGGTGCTGCGGCGTATTCCCCCGGTCGGCGGCGGCTTTCGCACAGTGCTGCAAGACTGTGCTTATGGTGGCTACACCATCCCCAAAAACTGGAGCGTGCTGTATCAAATTGGGCCGACGCACCAAGATGCATCCCTCTATCCCCAGCCAGAGCAGTTTGACCCAGAGCGATTTAGTGCTGCCCAACTGGGCGATCGCTCGGCCGATCAGCAGCGCTACGGATACGTGCCCTTTGGCGGCGGCATCCGCGAGTGTTTGGGCAAGGAATTTGCTCGGCTAGAAATGAAGATCTTTGCCACCCACCTGCTGCGGCATTGGCAATGGACGCTGCTGCCCGACCAAGACTTGAGCATGGTGATTGTCCCCACGCCCCACCCCCGCGACGGGCTGCGGGTGGCGTTTGTGGCACGGGAGGCAGGCTGA
- a CDS encoding foldase protein PrsA, protein MAASPPFIVINGQQQLSLAQAVRYLQAAGKLDEMIGEILRQFVLDQALGDRAAGQPTGAAVEAAIAHFRQQADLTDPLAFQTWLESQGLDAEALQTQTQRELQLRQLRDRLTEPHLSQYFIERKLDLDQVVLSRLAVGDRDLAEELYQQLLEGASFETLAQDYSQTGDRLFNGMLGLLSRGSLPDALRAAVDAATPGDVLPPLFIEQENLWCVFRLDRVLPATLDHPEVLETLRNELFDQWIMRQLDGLDIEVLVGE, encoded by the coding sequence ATGGCGGCTTCTCCCCCGTTTATCGTCATCAACGGCCAGCAGCAGCTTTCTCTTGCCCAGGCGGTGCGATATTTGCAGGCAGCGGGCAAGCTGGACGAAATGATTGGCGAAATCCTGCGGCAGTTTGTGCTGGATCAGGCATTGGGCGATCGCGCTGCGGGGCAGCCAACCGGGGCAGCGGTGGAGGCGGCGATCGCCCACTTTCGCCAGCAGGCAGATTTGACCGATCCCCTCGCGTTTCAGACTTGGTTGGAGTCTCAAGGGCTGGATGCAGAAGCCCTGCAAACCCAGACCCAGCGAGAACTCCAGCTTCGCCAACTGCGCGATCGCCTGACGGAGCCGCACCTGTCGCAGTATTTCATTGAGCGCAAGCTGGATTTGGATCAGGTTGTGCTGTCGCGGCTGGCGGTGGGCGATCGCGATCTGGCAGAGGAGCTATATCAACAATTGCTAGAGGGCGCAAGTTTCGAGACCCTGGCGCAGGACTATTCCCAAACGGGCGATCGCCTGTTCAATGGAATGCTGGGGCTACTCAGCCGGGGCAGCCTGCCCGATGCCCTCCGCGCTGCCGTGGATGCGGCCACTCCTGGCGATGTGCTGCCGCCGCTGTTTATCGAGCAAGAAAACCTGTGGTGCGTCTTCCGGCTGGATCGCGTCCTGCCTGCCACACTCGACCACCCCGAAGTGCTGGAAACCCTGCGGAATGAGCTATTCGACCAGTGGATCATGCGGCAGCTCGATGGGCTGGATATTGAGGTGTTGGTGGGAGAGTGA
- a CDS encoding AzlC family ABC transporter permease, whose protein sequence is MREFLRGGTRALGIVAGFLPTAVSFGAIAIQARLSVEATLGMSAWIFAGASQFAAVEGLRQGLAALSIGITVLVMNLRHVPMSLAIARHRYAQFPTWQRWLLCHGLVDEVFALEMSDPQRPFAYYLGMHCCCWGAWVAGTWLGCVVGLQIPERWLTFALPALFIYLLVNAIRQLRHPNRWIVLALSLILALGSTTLGSTGLLVSILGIAAIATLGMPEERPGQKPG, encoded by the coding sequence ATGCGAGAGTTTTTGCGCGGCGGGACGCGGGCGCTGGGAATTGTAGCCGGATTTTTGCCCACGGCTGTCAGCTTTGGGGCGATCGCCATCCAGGCCCGGCTATCGGTGGAAGCGACCCTGGGTATGTCGGCCTGGATCTTTGCAGGCGCGTCCCAGTTTGCGGCCGTAGAAGGCTTGCGGCAGGGGCTAGCCGCGCTGAGCATCGGGATCACCGTGCTGGTGATGAACCTGCGCCATGTGCCCATGAGCCTGGCGATCGCCCGTCATCGCTATGCCCAGTTCCCCACCTGGCAGCGCTGGCTGCTCTGCCACGGGCTGGTGGATGAAGTTTTTGCCCTGGAAATGTCTGACCCGCAGCGCCCATTTGCCTATTATTTGGGGATGCACTGCTGCTGCTGGGGAGCGTGGGTGGCAGGAACCTGGCTCGGCTGCGTCGTTGGTCTCCAGATTCCCGAACGCTGGCTGACCTTTGCCCTGCCTGCGCTGTTTATTTACTTACTCGTCAACGCCATTCGCCAGCTTCGCCATCCCAATCGCTGGATTGTCCTGGCGCTCAGCCTGATCCTAGCCTTGGGCAGCACCACGCTGGGTTCAACAGGCTTGCTGGTGTCGATTTTGGGCATCGCGGCGATCGCCACGCTGGGAATGCCCGAAGAAAGACCAGGACAGAAGCCGGGATGA
- a CDS encoding tetratricopeptide repeat protein: MAVLSRRERGRILTQTGFDRIWQAVCLRFPGDRPTYAAIARCTEPGNPNGHTAEYLSPETISRILRPWLDQQRDQLRGVDARSLEQLFRAFGLTLQPDDHQSAQAVADEAATDPNFVGREEAIADLDGLLSRGFKIIVIQARAGIGKTTLARNYLQQKFGAVLEFPIAKATKDIAPVEALLEEKLRQLGEEPGREFFVSLDRLKRKLQGDSQSDPYGNRLGILIDNLEPALDPDGRFIEPHRRYVELLNVLADPSVQSTTLITSRERLHEYMVSVQHYPLRGLALPAWEKVFQNRGLRCVDTPAMQALHRAHGGNAKSMDLIGSSIAEDFAGDVAAYWRVNQTNLLSHCELEDQVNQQFNRLQELSPDAYNLLCRMGCYRYQDVPTVPIEGLFCLLWDVPESRHRRVVRALQDRSLVECEQERYWLHPVIRAQALDRLASTPDYATAHRHAAEFWTERVTTIITQDDVQTALEAYYHYIDRGDHEAAADVIIQKRPNRWGTNESLGRSLYKRGLLSQAEEVILAVVDRLPDSYRRARLYGILGAVYYYSSDNIHEAVRCCQKARAIAQSVLQTPPDDDTAFKLRLVEINALLTIGICQIALGEYEAGMAAHSQVEQLCQPLTDARYRRSVLFYIAYLHLRLGNRKAARNIADDLYTAVEQLGDHQLPSWVTEYRLFFLGLTYRELGEIQRSRLLYHRVLDFGERSAYGQATSKALYGDAALDTEEGRYDQAVAKHQASIQYLRDVGAKYDLAEAYYQQGLTYRAMGDTHRSEESFQAAIALFQKTDAPKQVAKVQRAIDGS; encoded by the coding sequence ATGGCTGTATTATCACGGCGTGAGCGGGGACGCATCTTAACCCAAACGGGATTTGACCGCATCTGGCAGGCTGTGTGCCTTCGGTTTCCGGGCGATCGCCCCACCTACGCGGCAATTGCCCGCTGCACCGAGCCTGGAAACCCCAACGGGCACACGGCGGAATACCTCTCGCCGGAAACCATTTCTCGCATTCTGCGGCCCTGGCTCGACCAGCAGCGCGACCAACTGCGCGGGGTCGATGCGCGATCGCTCGAACAGTTGTTTCGCGCCTTTGGGCTGACGCTGCAACCCGACGACCACCAATCGGCCCAGGCAGTTGCTGACGAAGCCGCGACCGATCCCAACTTCGTCGGGCGGGAAGAGGCGATCGCCGACCTAGACGGACTCCTGAGCCGGGGCTTCAAGATTATCGTGATCCAGGCGCGGGCGGGCATTGGCAAAACGACGCTGGCGCGAAACTATCTCCAGCAAAAGTTTGGCGCAGTGCTGGAATTCCCCATTGCCAAGGCCACCAAGGACATTGCCCCGGTTGAGGCGCTGCTGGAGGAAAAGCTGCGGCAGTTGGGCGAAGAACCGGGCCGCGAGTTTTTCGTGTCGCTGGATCGGCTCAAGCGCAAGCTCCAGGGCGATTCGCAAAGCGATCCCTACGGGAATCGCCTCGGCATTTTGATCGACAACTTGGAACCCGCCCTCGACCCGGACGGACGCTTTATCGAGCCACATCGCCGCTATGTGGAGTTGCTCAACGTGCTGGCCGACCCGTCGGTGCAGTCTACAACGCTGATCACCAGCCGCGAACGCCTGCACGAATATATGGTGTCGGTGCAGCATTATCCGCTGCGGGGGCTAGCCCTGCCCGCCTGGGAAAAGGTGTTTCAAAATCGCGGGCTGCGCTGTGTCGATACCCCTGCGATGCAGGCGCTACACCGGGCCCACGGCGGCAATGCCAAAAGCATGGATCTAATCGGCAGCAGCATCGCCGAAGATTTTGCGGGGGATGTGGCGGCCTATTGGCGGGTCAACCAGACCAACCTGCTGAGCCATTGCGAGCTAGAAGACCAGGTCAACCAGCAGTTCAACCGACTGCAAGAGCTATCGCCCGATGCCTATAACCTGCTGTGTCGCATGGGCTGCTATCGCTATCAGGACGTGCCGACGGTGCCGATAGAAGGGCTATTTTGCCTGCTGTGGGACGTGCCAGAGAGCCGCCATCGCCGCGTGGTTCGAGCGCTGCAAGACCGATCGCTGGTGGAGTGCGAACAGGAGCGCTACTGGCTGCATCCAGTGATTCGCGCCCAGGCGCTCGATCGGCTGGCCAGCACCCCCGACTATGCCACGGCCCACCGCCACGCCGCAGAATTTTGGACCGAGCGGGTGACCACCATCATCACGCAAGACGATGTGCAAACGGCGCTGGAAGCCTACTATCACTACATCGACCGGGGCGACCACGAGGCAGCGGCGGACGTGATTATTCAAAAGCGACCCAACCGCTGGGGCACAAACGAATCGCTGGGGCGATCGCTCTACAAGCGGGGGCTACTGAGTCAGGCGGAGGAGGTGATCCTGGCGGTGGTGGATCGGCTCCCCGACAGCTATCGCCGCGCCAGACTCTACGGCATTTTGGGCGCGGTCTACTACTATTCGTCTGATAATATCCACGAGGCGGTGAGATGCTGCCAAAAAGCGCGGGCGATCGCCCAATCGGTCTTGCAAACGCCCCCAGACGACGATACGGCCTTCAAGCTGCGGCTGGTGGAAATCAACGCCCTGCTGACCATTGGCATCTGCCAGATTGCCCTAGGCGAATACGAAGCGGGCATGGCGGCCCATAGCCAGGTCGAGCAGCTTTGCCAACCGCTGACCGATGCCCGTTACCGCAGGTCGGTCTTGTTTTACATTGCCTATCTCCACCTGCGGCTGGGGAATCGCAAGGCAGCGCGAAACATTGCAGATGACCTCTACACAGCCGTCGAACAACTGGGCGATCACCAATTGCCAAGCTGGGTGACGGAATATCGCCTGTTTTTCTTGGGGCTGACCTACCGGGAACTGGGCGAAATTCAGCGGTCGCGCCTGCTCTATCATCGCGTGCTAGATTTTGGAGAACGCAGCGCTTACGGACAAGCCACCTCCAAGGCGCTCTATGGAGATGCCGCACTCGACACCGAAGAGGGACGCTATGACCAGGCCGTTGCAAAACATCAGGCTTCGATTCAATACCTGCGGGACGTGGGCGCAAAGTATGACCTGGCCGAAGCCTACTACCAGCAAGGGCTGACCTATCGGGCAATGGGCGACACCCACCGCAGCGAAGAAAGCTTTCAGGCGGCAATCGCCCTCTTCCAAAAAACAGACGCGCCCAAGCAGGTCGCCAAAGTGCAGCGGGCGATAGACGGCTCCTAG
- a CDS encoding SAM-dependent methyltransferase — translation MVKLSHVVPFGRSLAEYRLMFNLTDLDLSRDILDAGGGPASFNAEMHQLGYRVISIDPIYQFSGAEIEQRFYACASDIIRQVKDTPDGWVWGYHQSPDDLLRNRETALRRFLADYDQGKAEGRYLVGELPDLPLSDRPYDLMLCSHLLFLYSNHLSLEMHCRSIAALMVRGQELRIFPLLTLERVRSPHLEPVCEVLTDLGYYVEIVPVCYELQKGGNEMLRVTRLAV, via the coding sequence ATGGTGAAGCTGAGCCACGTCGTTCCCTTTGGGCGATCGCTCGCCGAGTATCGCCTGATGTTTAACCTGACCGACCTCGACCTGTCCCGCGACATTTTGGACGCGGGCGGCGGCCCGGCCAGCTTCAACGCCGAGATGCACCAGTTGGGGTATCGGGTCATCTCCATCGACCCGATTTATCAATTCAGCGGCGCGGAAATCGAGCAGCGATTCTACGCCTGCGCCAGCGACATCATTCGCCAGGTGAAAGACACGCCCGATGGCTGGGTATGGGGCTATCACCAGTCGCCGGACGACCTGCTGCGGAACCGCGAAACGGCGCTGCGGCGGTTTTTGGCAGACTATGACCAGGGCAAGGCCGAAGGACGCTATCTCGTAGGCGAGTTGCCCGATCTGCCGCTGAGCGATCGCCCCTACGACCTGATGCTCTGCTCTCACCTGCTGTTTCTCTATTCCAACCATCTCAGCCTGGAGATGCACTGCCGCTCTATCGCCGCCCTGATGGTGCGGGGGCAAGAACTCCGGATCTTTCCGCTGCTGACCCTGGAACGAGTGCGATCGCCCCACCTCGAACCCGTCTGCGAAGTCCTCACCGACTTGGGCTATTACGTGGAAATCGTCCCGGTGTGCTACGAACTGCAAAAAGGCGGCAATGAGATGCTGCGGGTAACACGGCTGGCGGTCTAG
- a CDS encoding MBL fold metallo-hydrolase, producing the protein MPDPIHQWFSTQRITDSLYLITEPHYYWFNRANLWLIKGRDRDLLIDTGLGVLSLRAYLADLLDKPLLAIASHIHFDHAGGMHEFDHRAIHAAEASALRMGDDYEALCTPQQGWVRQEDFYQLPYEGFTVTTYRLRACEPTQILNEGDVLDLGDRALEVLHLPGHSPGCIALYDPKTQDFFSGDVIYDGELLDDLHCSHIPTYLATYDRLARLPVETVYPGHYRIFGKADYGRIVDEYRRSRRSLGCPGERVQSYGGRT; encoded by the coding sequence ATGCCCGATCCAATCCATCAGTGGTTCTCTACCCAACGCATCACCGATTCTCTGTACCTCATCACCGAGCCGCATTACTACTGGTTTAACCGGGCAAATTTGTGGCTAATTAAGGGGCGCGATCGCGATTTGCTGATCGACACGGGGCTGGGCGTACTCAGCCTGCGGGCCTATCTGGCAGATTTGCTGGACAAGCCGCTGCTGGCGATCGCCTCCCACATTCACTTCGACCACGCTGGGGGAATGCACGAGTTTGACCATCGCGCCATCCATGCGGCCGAGGCCAGCGCCCTGCGGATGGGCGACGACTACGAGGCACTGTGTACGCCGCAGCAGGGCTGGGTGCGGCAGGAGGATTTTTACCAGTTGCCCTACGAGGGCTTTACGGTGACCACCTACAGGCTGCGGGCCTGCGAGCCAACCCAGATTTTGAATGAGGGCGATGTGCTAGATCTGGGCGATCGCGCCCTGGAAGTGCTGCATCTGCCGGGCCACTCTCCGGGCTGCATCGCGCTCTACGACCCCAAAACGCAGGACTTTTTTTCCGGCGACGTGATCTACGACGGTGAACTGCTGGACGATCTGCATTGCAGCCATATCCCCACCTACCTGGCCACCTACGATCGGCTGGCGCGGCTGCCTGTGGAGACAGTCTATCCGGGGCACTACCGGATTTTTGGCAAAGCGGACTATGGGCGCATTGTGGACGAGTATCGGCGATCGCGCCGTAGTCTGGGCTGTCCGGGTGAACGGGTGCAGTCCTACGGCGGCCGGACTTAG
- a CDS encoding DUF1574 domain-containing protein, which produces MSDLQQKHPPGTSPLALWFRDTTGLTEERVQFRLRGNHLHILCEAQPCPDRGAIVGRLLPALRKVDLNTLVPAGQPTIYQIYLYGRRPGQSLPDWSFSIDLHQLDYQLQQFLGEQLLAEESPESSSQRGGQLATVSAGSRSVSKVGFGGLLSGDSRSDLSGNRSVEGDAALSGSTLGLARQGHPGAIREATPAGIARYLSDHLSSFGISVRATVKPLRLAPGPDPDAAPEPPPQRLWVLCEANYSLDSSLLAEPLAQHLRDLRLEGFRDAVVRVQVAGESQPDWMLQVDLTPPDAMLREWARWGDVGSLTRLLNPVLEMLEGEVSTATLRDSTLHLFCSPLPQSSLAPHPPDRAAVKAGVGAVLQSIAPQGIHAATVYGQVLHQETPAWVEWLDLPASQQPHLADSTLTLAQRGDWGAIAFLLNRLLNPDLTQQLATGGIRVQLLPKPDGSVSSDAPTHAQRYLLHVMSDAPVCPDQRRVGTTVVRFLRDLNLPQLAGVRVYGRRAGQKWPLWSYGVDFAPRSRVVPEPAPEFAATDAYVGDLLTPGGDLILRSDADLQTVWQRWCDRLSASIRRALVKTHLFAPTEDAPADDSSEAWRSDGRSYRNGALAAVWGAAGLLLAVQADWHLARLLQQPEQTTQPDRFVAVDEVPSLALPPSRNPSATAAEAGADDGRFPPGALRKSPSPEPQTEGDRIFDLSGFTRNEEAEGESSTPNPSPSPEVQISSRSLPYTPVSATEPQTVAEVLAAGLPFPTFNSRQLDEKLMLYYERLRQTGNPPDVLIVGSSRALRGVDPVALQRELATLGYADVSVFNFGVNGATAQVVDAILRQVLKPNQLPRLILWADGARAFNSGAVDVTYNGIAVSPAYRELLAGTLARPQVLPEDFETPAEPAEPTPTLNTTLRDSYQTLDRWLSRQLGDRSAVFGQRDRLKDALQQRVRPESPSAVSAAPPPGRSPMPSRLPADSAESLVEAGRDLIDFDGFLPLALRFNPATYYQEYARVQGRYDGDYTDFRIEGVQAAAFQSVLRLASDRNIPVIFINLPLTDEYLDPVRRQHEQTFRQYLLREDLDSPSLVFRDLGEIWLDQYDYFSDPSHLNRYGAFAVSRRIAQDPMIPWSYARGK; this is translated from the coding sequence ATGTCTGATTTGCAGCAGAAGCATCCGCCGGGAACGTCGCCGCTGGCACTGTGGTTTCGCGATACCACGGGGCTGACGGAGGAGCGCGTCCAGTTTCGCCTGCGCGGCAATCATCTGCACATTCTCTGTGAGGCGCAGCCCTGCCCCGACCGGGGGGCGATCGTGGGGCGGCTGCTGCCTGCGCTGCGGAAGGTTGACCTGAATACGCTGGTGCCCGCCGGACAGCCGACGATTTATCAAATTTATCTCTACGGTCGGCGACCCGGACAGTCGTTGCCGGACTGGTCGTTTTCGATTGATCTGCACCAGTTGGACTATCAGCTCCAGCAGTTTCTTGGGGAACAACTGCTGGCGGAAGAGTCCCCAGAGTCCTCGTCGCAGCGGGGCGGGCAGTTGGCGACGGTCAGTGCCGGATCTAGGTCTGTTTCAAAGGTTGGCTTTGGTGGGCTGCTGTCGGGCGATTCGCGTAGCGATCTCTCTGGGAATCGCTCGGTCGAAGGCGATGCGGCGCTCTCTGGGTCAACCCTGGGTCTGGCGCGGCAGGGGCATCCGGGGGCGATTCGCGAAGCGACCCCTGCGGGAATCGCCCGCTACCTGAGCGACCACCTCAGCAGCTTTGGCATATCCGTGAGGGCAACCGTCAAGCCGCTGCGCCTCGCCCCAGGGCCCGATCCCGATGCCGCACCGGAACCCCCACCCCAGCGGCTCTGGGTGCTGTGCGAGGCGAATTATTCGCTGGATTCCTCTCTGCTGGCGGAGCCGCTGGCTCAACATTTGCGCGATCTGCGGCTAGAGGGCTTTCGGGATGCGGTGGTGCGGGTGCAGGTGGCGGGCGAAAGCCAGCCTGACTGGATGCTCCAGGTCGATCTGACACCGCCCGATGCCATGCTGCGAGAGTGGGCCCGCTGGGGCGACGTGGGCAGTCTGACGCGCCTGCTCAACCCGGTGCTGGAGATGCTGGAGGGCGAGGTGTCTACCGCAACGCTGCGGGACTCGACGCTGCACCTGTTTTGTAGCCCCCTGCCCCAAAGCAGCCTTGCGCCCCATCCCCCCGACCGAGCGGCAGTGAAAGCGGGCGTGGGGGCTGTGTTGCAATCCATCGCGCCCCAGGGCATCCATGCTGCGACGGTCTACGGCCAGGTATTGCATCAGGAAACGCCGGCCTGGGTGGAATGGCTGGATTTGCCCGCCAGCCAGCAGCCGCACTTGGCAGACTCGACGCTGACCCTGGCCCAGCGGGGCGACTGGGGGGCGATCGCCTTTCTGCTGAATCGTCTGCTCAACCCCGACCTGACGCAGCAGTTGGCGACGGGCGGCATCCGTGTCCAGCTTTTGCCCAAGCCCGATGGCAGCGTATCATCGGATGCACCCACCCACGCCCAGCGCTATCTGCTGCATGTGATGAGCGATGCGCCCGTCTGTCCAGACCAGCGGCGGGTTGGCACGACGGTGGTGCGCTTTCTGCGGGATCTGAATTTGCCGCAACTGGCCGGTGTGCGGGTTTACGGGCGGCGTGCGGGACAAAAGTGGCCGCTGTGGAGCTATGGGGTGGATTTTGCGCCGCGATCGCGCGTGGTGCCAGAGCCAGCGCCAGAATTTGCGGCCACCGATGCCTATGTGGGCGACCTGCTGACTCCTGGCGGCGACCTGATCTTGCGCTCCGACGCAGATCTGCAAACCGTCTGGCAGCGCTGGTGCGATCGCCTCAGCGCGTCGATTCGGCGGGCGTTGGTGAAAACGCACCTGTTTGCTCCCACGGAGGATGCCCCCGCAGACGACTCCTCGGAAGCCTGGCGCTCGGACGGCCGCAGCTATCGGAATGGGGCCCTAGCAGCGGTGTGGGGGGCGGCAGGGCTGCTGTTGGCGGTGCAGGCAGACTGGCATCTGGCGCGACTCTTGCAGCAGCCTGAGCAAACGACCCAGCCGGATCGGTTTGTGGCGGTGGATGAGGTGCCGTCGCTGGCCTTGCCGCCAAGCCGGAACCCCTCGGCGACCGCTGCTGAAGCCGGAGCCGACGACGGGCGATTCCCACCGGGAGCGCTACGCAAATCGCCCAGCCCAGAGCCGCAGACCGAGGGCGATCGCATCTTTGATTTATCAGGCTTTACTCGCAATGAGGAAGCCGAAGGGGAGTCTAGCACCCCCAACCCGTCGCCCTCGCCAGAGGTGCAGATCTCGTCGCGATCGCTGCCCTACACGCCCGTCAGCGCGACCGAGCCGCAGACGGTGGCCGAGGTGCTGGCGGCGGGGCTGCCCTTCCCCACCTTCAATAGTCGCCAGCTCGACGAGAAGCTGATGCTCTACTACGAGCGGCTGCGGCAGACGGGCAACCCGCCCGATGTGCTGATCGTGGGTAGTTCGCGGGCCCTGCGGGGGGTTGACCCGGTGGCGCTCCAGCGGGAACTGGCGACCCTGGGCTATGCCGATGTGTCGGTGTTCAACTTTGGGGTCAACGGCGCAACGGCGCAGGTGGTGGACGCGATTTTGCGGCAGGTGCTAAAGCCCAACCAGTTGCCGAGGCTGATTCTGTGGGCCGACGGGGCGCGGGCCTTCAACAGCGGCGCGGTGGATGTCACCTACAACGGCATTGCGGTGTCGCCTGCCTATCGGGAGCTATTGGCGGGCACGCTGGCGCGACCCCAGGTGCTACCGGAGGATTTTGAAACCCCAGCGGAACCCGCAGAACCGACACCGACCCTCAACACCACGCTGCGCGACAGCTATCAAACCCTCGACCGCTGGCTGAGTCGGCAACTGGGCGATCGCTCGGCGGTGTTTGGTCAGCGCGATCGCCTTAAGGACGCGCTCCAGCAGCGGGTTCGTCCAGAGTCCCCCAGCGCCGTGTCTGCGGCCCCCCCGCCGGGCCGCAGCCCGATGCCCTCGCGGTTGCCCGCCGACTCGGCCGAGTCCCTGGTGGAGGCGGGGCGCGACCTGATCGACTTCGACGGCTTTTTGCCCCTGGCGCTGCGGTTCAACCCCGCCACCTACTACCAGGAGTATGCCCGCGTGCAGGGCCGCTACGATGGCGACTATACGGATTTTCGGATTGAGGGCGTGCAGGCGGCGGCGTTTCAGTCGGTGCTGAGGCTGGCGAGCGATCGCAATATTCCCGTCATTTTCATCAACCTGCCGCTGACGGATGAATACCTCGACCCGGTGCGCCGCCAGCACGAGCAGACCTTCCGCCAATACCTGCTGCGCGAGGATCTGGACAGCCCCAGCCTGGTTTTCCGCGACCTGGGCGAAATCTGGCTGGATCAGTACGACTATTTCTCTGACCCCAGCCACCTGAATCGCTACGGCGCGTTTGCGGTTTCTCGGCGCATTGCCCAAGACCCGATGATTCCCTGGAGCTACGCCAGAGGCAAGTAG